The DNA window TTAAATCTTGTGTTGATTGATAGGACTTTGAACTAGGACTAAATGATTTAGGGAAATTATGCCATTGTTATTTTTCTAACAGATTGTGGGTTGATTTGTGATCCAGTTTTCTGAAAGTTAAGCCTCAGTTCTGTCTTAACCATGTGATGAAGCATTGTCACATGACACACTGACGAATGCGTAACTGTACGACAGCATGACTTGTAAAACCGTTGTCACAACAGTTTGCACACTGGGTCAGAAGTGTCACAAAATGCACTAGGTGTGGCTGTTGAATAATGAGACTGGGTTTATATCAGGTGGACAACAGCATGCGTGCTTAAACCGCAGAGTATGCGCTGATCAGTGGACAAGCATAAACACCCCCTGAAAGTTTTAATGTagtctgaataaataaattccaTTGTTAGTGtcgtcattttttttgccatactTGTATCCTAAATTTCAGGCTTTGCTGATTGCATTGATTGAAATTGCTATTTCATTAACTGTCTCAAAACTGTTGCTGCTTTTAGGCAGACTGACAAATTCTAAATCCAAAGTAACAGCTTTTTTTGTGTGGAAGAACAAGAAAGGTTCAATTTAATTGTCATGTTTGATGTGCTTTTGACACgtatttgtgctgtttctatacAATTAAATCAACTCAGGACTACTCTGccttgtactctttaattctgATCAGTCATATTGCCACTTGAGGTTTCTTGTGATGTCAGAACAGACACTTAATGGTGCATAAAAATCTATATTCTGCAGTAGTTTGCTTGTACCTGATGCacttttaagacattttgttttacaaaagtGAAAATTGCCTGTCAGGTCAAGACTATAAGTTTGTCCCTGTTTACTGTGAAATTAAATAATCTGCTCTTGTGTTACAGACTGTTGCAGTTTGATTAAATGACCGAAAGTTTATAAAGCTTGCGGTGTAAAATCTCTTAACAGGTTCCCCCCAGAGCTGAAGAGATCACCATCCCTGCTGACGTGACTCCAGAGAAGGTGCCCACGCACATAGTGGACTACTCGGGTAACATGACGTGAAGGCAAACATGTAGCACCTTCATTACTTACATGTTTGGTTGATCTCAGCGCTTCTTGGGTGCGGGCATGTGGGTTTGAATGACATGACTTTGACATTTCTCCATGTTTGTCTTTAACTCCGACAGAGAAAGAGCAGAGCGATGAAGTTCTCAGAGATGAGATCATCAAAGTAAATACACCACACAGCACAAATGAACATACCAAACATACTTTCCACCGGTAGAGCTACTTGTGGACTTTatgaaacaatacaaataaatgcaatCAAGGCGGAACTTGTCTGTAAAAATGTTTCCACAATTTTCCTGAGACAAAAAGTCCAGCAGTCTCCCTGAGTCTGATATACTTGGAGAACCGATGCCGATTTAAGCTTTGTAACCCTAATACCCAAAGCAACAACATCCTGAGCCTGATCCCTTTCCTTCCTCTGGCTCCAGGTATTTTTGTCCGTAAAGTTTCTTTCCCATTGTAATTGGCACCTGAATACTACATACATTTTTTATGAAGAACTACTCAATCAGTTTTACCATCCTACTTTTAAGGTAATTTTTTAGTGCACTTTCtgtgaaatgataaaatacactcagtcattaaaaactttgagaccatatttttcaacataatttttattttgaagcccgaaactggattttcttcatatgaatcatttgtttagcatattggcatacagaaacaaaaatctaaagtttcaagaatgatttcaaaataaagaatttcacaaaagaaaacggcccctgccaaacacaaagtcacaacagtcaataccgagtatggcctccatttgcttcgatgctgGCAGCAATCcttcggcgcatgctttggaccaggcttctgattgtgggttgggaacagcccatacgcctggctacatcactgtagctcaaaccggcctccaccatacccagtgcccggagacgttgttcatgtgatagacgcggcatgatgctgttcactggactaacaatggtggccttttttgggcctttatataggccttcagaacccattctcaaattgtgcagatactcactgagtattgcttggtgtgtatttggttcacttttgcaaagtgaccaacccatgtgcaatgaatcatgacaaaatgacaactcatcattatctcaacgaccagggcactagatcatcagtaaatccacaatgaataattacaaccccccgacaagtagaattctgcgtacatttctacctcaaagtttctattgactgtcagtacaTGTGTATTGAAAGTCAGGGATGTGCCAGTGGTTTAAATGAAAAAGGTTgaatgtctgtcttttttttttttttggtataaaGTAAGTTTCCTTTTTCCAACCCACACAGGCTAATGTGGTGTGTGTAGTGTATGATGTCACCAATGAGGACACGATAGACAAGGTAGTAACCTCCTTCTTTAGCTAGTATTCTCCAGTACTATGCAAGCATTCCAAATACTGCATATTACATGTACTTAATACTTTCAGAATATAATTTTGTGTCCCatcctctgttttgtttttcagatcaAGACCAAATGGATACCTCTTGTCAATGGAGATGCAGAGAAAGGGAACAAGTATGTACCAGCTAAAGATGAAGAAATAATGAGTGTAACATTTCCTATTAATTGAGGTCCTTATTGGTTAGCAGTCCAAGGCGTTTCCAAGGAACTTTGGTTTTAGTAATAATAATCCTAAATTAAAGCCGCAAGCGGCGTCAAAAGGCCCTCGCCGGCCGCCGACCCTGACCTGCCCCGTTTTTTTCTGGCGAGTGTACatcaaaatttcatcaaaatatttacaaatgtgcAAACAGGAGCCATGCTCATTCATTGCTGCATTATGACAATATTTGACATGTTGGCCACAGCAACACCGTCCAAAATACTGGGCTACCAGGGGCTCGGGCCTAAAAATGAGTAATCAATGGATTTTGACTCAGATCCTTCGTCAGGGTGCATGTATTAGCTGTTCATGGGTGTGTGTTGCCTGAGCTCAGCTTGTCTGTTGAACTTTGGACTCCTTCTCAGTGTTTACGTGTAGTTGTGACAAACTTTGTAATCTAAAGACCGGAGACTTTTACCATTTCATTTACTTGACCTGAGAAGCATTCAAGAGCATCAGCTTAATGCCCCAAATGTGTGGAATAAGTGTCTTTCATTAAACAGTGTTTGAATCCCGTAATTTTATCCTGCACTGCAGAATCATAGTGGTGGTGTGCTGAAAGTTACCCTGTCACTGTTTGCTTTATCAGGGTTCCAATCATTCTTGTGGGAAACAAGTCTGATCTCCGCAGTGGGAGTTCAATGGAAACCATTCTTCCCATCATGAACCAGTTCTCTGAGATTGAGACATGTGTTGAGGTAAAGCTCAACTTTTTCACAGACTTATCCAGTGTGCTAATCACTCCAGTCTGTACATACCAGCTAACTTTACCATTGACACACATGTGGCTGCCTGGTTttacacaaacatttacacacgTTATCGCACGTTAAGATTGCATTGGTAGTTTTATCTAAAATATTCTTTCTGCTGGCTTTCTTTTTCAAGTGTTCTGCAAAGAAtctcaaaaacatttcagagctGTTCTACTATGCACAGAAGGCAGTTCTCCACCCAACTGCTCCTCTTTATGACCCTGAGGACAAACAGGTCAGCTAGATGCCGCTTATGGATTGTGGATTCATCCAGTTGTTCACACAAGTGCTCACAAACAAATTAATACCCAACGttcaatttccatttttttcctccagcttAAACCGTTATGCGTTCGAGCACTCAGCAGAATATTCTACATATCCGACCAGGACAACGACCGCATTCTAAGTGATGCTGAGCTCAATAGCTTTCAGGTGCCAATTAGCATGTTTTCTCAAGTATTggtcagacaaaatattttgccagctgtttaaaaaaaacaaccaaatcttcccttttttttttttttttgtagaaatcttGTTTCGGGAATCCTTTGGCGCCTCAAGCCTTAGAAGATGTGAAGACTGTAGTTTGGAAGAACACCAGCGAAGGGGTACAGGACAATGGCCTCACGCTAAATGGTAAAAAACAGTCATGAATGAGAGCATGGAACTTTATATCTTGTTGTTAAAGGGTCACATTCAACTAATGGCCAAGTATCACATCTCCTCTTTTGCAGGTTTCTTGTTCCTTAATACATTATTTATCCAGAGGGGCCGGCATGAAACCACATGGACTATCCTCAGGAAGTTTGGTTACGATGACAACCTTGAGCTGACTGATGATTATCTTTACCCCGAGTATGTGTGGTGTCTGTTATATGCTGTAAAATCCTAAATTGCCTgtaactgtgtttttgttgtttgcacaCATTAGTCGGGAATGCTCAATTATGTAAATAtctaattgttgtttttctgctgtcagactaCGAGTTCCTGTAGGCTGCACCACAGAGCTCAATCATTTAGGTCACCAGTTCCTCCAGCGGTTGTTTGACAAATATGATGAAGTGAGTAGCAATCTTTACCACTTGAGTCACAGTGTATCTCTTTGTTAATGTCAGTCTCATTGTTAAATAGTATAAGATTTCCTTGTTTTAAAGAAGTGGTTTCTTTTCCTGTCTTAGGATAAGGACTCGGCTCTGTCACCGGCAGAGCTCAGGAACTTGTTCTGTGTATGCCCTTACATGCCATGGGGTGCAGAAGTGTACATGACTGTCCCAACCACAGACGAGGGCTACATCTCTAATCACGGCTACCTCTGTCAGTGGATGTAAGTATCTTATTAAATGGTTGCTGACTTTTATGCACGAGTAAGCATGCTCTAGAAATATGCGTTACTGCACGTAAAGGCAGTTTATAGTCTGCACTGTTCAAAGCTCACATGTATGCCTTTCACATGTAGGCTTTCTGCATACCTTGACATCCACCGTTGCCTGGAGCATCTAGGATACCTAGGCTTCCCTCTCCTCACTGAACAGGAGTCACAGACTGCTGCAGTCACAGGTGTGTGATTGACATTGCCAGTTTTAGGCAATCTTGACACATGACACACTGTAAATATTACAAAGGTTAAGACAATTCCACTATGGAATATCGGAGATATGGATCTTTCTTTTATCCTGTTCTCATAGTTAAGCACTATAGGAGGATTACCAGCCTTAATCTTGTCCACTGTAACCTGATAGATTAACATACATATGCATTTGCTGCATAAGATGTAAATAGATAGGTCACGTTGAGTAGGGAGTttttagattgtatttctgttaATCCATTTAGGTATGTATGATTTGATATCTAATGCACTTAATAATTACTCATTATTAAATCAGGGATTCATAACTGAACTTGCATAAGGACATTAAAGTCATTAGAAGGGTGTCTGTACAGACATACTGGGGCCAGTTTAAAGAGCATTTGTCAGGAATGTGTCAACAAGATTGAAAGTGTGCTATAATATGTCTCACTCTCTGCAAGCACCCTTTTGTTGAACTCGCCCTATAGGTGTCAGAGAGACCAGGGAAAGATTGAATtaggtcttgtttgtgtttttttttttttttttacgaaaGTTGATTTAGCCTGTATTCTGTGATGAATTAACAGTTTATTAAGTAGTATTGATGATAATTGctattgtgctttatttttagccATGCTAATGTATCATTCAGGTCAGGCTGGTGTCAGCGGCCTTCTCTGATCACCTGTCAGTTGGGTTGTCAGTCACATATTTTGATACGGAGTTGAAATAGTGCTTCTGGAGGACTGAGTCGGGAGGCTTTAGTGATTCCCTAGTGCAGAACAGTTTTAGTTGACAAACTACAGTTTAGGTAGACGATTAGCTGAGTCAAGTGTGACTATTCAGAGTGGTTCTTGATAGTCACTGAGATCCTCTAATAGCTACTTTACAGAGGATAAACCCTTTGGATTTGGGTAACATCTACTTACAACTAGATCTTGGACAAATGTTGCAGTTTGTGTACGGTTAGTGTTTTGAATTCAAgaagttctctctccttcttttatttctccaaTAATTTTAGTCGCGTTTTCTTGTGGTTGAGTGTTTCCTCTAACCACAAACTTAATTGGTATTTTCTAAAAAAGACTCTGGTTGGTGTACATTGCAGTAGCACCTTGACTGCCACTAGAGGTCACTTTACCCAAGGTTTGAGTTCATCAATACATACATTCATTTTACTTGTTCAGCGCATGTTAAATGTAATGAATTAAACTAAGCAGCCACTTTATACATCCCTATCATGTATGTTGggaaacattttaaagaccaaGAGTGGAGTTACTAATTATCTGAGATACTAAGCAGGCCTGTTAAGAGGGacatacattttttacagtctggatcttcataatatttattattattgcacaTAACATTTTGTTGATGAGATCTTAGATGAAGCAGCTACAATTCCTCAAAGATAAACTGGTCAGCATACATGTTTTCTACAAGCTGATCTGTAACCTGGTATGTTCTGTGTGGTGAATAAGATGAGTGAAACAATGATGAAACACTAGAGAAGTGACCCTTCTTGCCATATACAAGAACTCAAGCTCCTGTGGCAGCTTCATCTGTCTAAACAGGTGCAAGAATTCTGTCCTTTGCTGACTCCTTTCTAATGAACATGTTGGCCTTCAACCTCAGAGCTATGAATGCTGCCtggaaaattaagaaaatgcCAGTTTTCAGATGAGTTTGCGTGTTGTTTACATTGTCTATTTGTGTGCTTTACAGTGACACGGGAGAAACGGGTAGACCTGGAAAAGCGCCAGACACAGCGGACAGTGTTTCTCTGCAAGGTGATTGGACCGAGAGGAACGGGGAAGACGGCCTTTCTCCAGGCCTTTGTGGGCCGCAACATTGCGGTATGGAACCAACAACTGATCTGGCGTCAAAACTGTCATGCATTGCATTATTAAGGTGTGATATATTGGTCTCCATCATTAATTGTATTATTATTGCTGACatgcaactgttttttttctcctttctttggTTTTCATAGAATAAGGGAAATTCCACCAGTGCCTTCTCCCCGTACGTCATAAATACTGTCCAAGTCAGCAACCAGGAGAAGTACCTTATTGTAAGTAGCTCCTATGCTTATCCTAATGCTCACCCTTACCCTCTGACCCTGGCTAAAGCTTGAGTACCACTCTTGCCCTTCCTCTGCAGCTCAATGAAGTAGATGTGGAGATGGAGTTCCTGAAGGCGTCGGATGCCTTCTGTGATGTTGCTTGTCTCATGTATGACACCAGTGACCCGCATTCCTTCGACTATTGTGCCAGCATATACAAGGTCagtcacaaaaatgtaaaaggaaCCTTTAAAAGATTAAGTGTTAATTCATTGTAATTTTAATTTGTATCATTGAGATTGGTTTCTATCTCCTTgattgtcttttgtggttgcACACAATCGGCCTAGTTGATGCATTAATACTCTCTAGTCTTTAGCAGTCTCTACTGTCCATATATGTAATTACAAAAAGCAAGTTATGGAGAGCTGAAAATTGCCAGGGTTAGATAATCAATAATAATGAATAGAATAGCAAGGGAGACATATTGACGTGCTTCAATCTTCATTATTGCTTTGATTTGTAATCAAGCAAAGCTTCAGTCTGTAAATATTATGTCACTTAATAAACAGGAGAACAGCAGATCCTGCCATGATTCAGAATCTCCTGGTAAAgagtagggctggacctgaatatccgaatattcgttcgctacggcagtatccggatattaattttggtatccgaatattcgccgcCGGCGGAGCCCATTtttggctcatcccgccgtgttcttcggctcatttcggctcctccattcgtgtttgtaaacaccactcGAATGGCCagtcatgcttcacttcattgcataaacacaagacaagatgctgaagaccggtgtcttccccggtcggacgttacggggcggaatgaatatccggatattcgtctttaatagggcccgaatattcggaggccagaaaccactattcgggccagccctagtaaaGAGATCTCATGACAAAGCTTTACCCTGGGAAAGATAAACCACTTGGATAAAGGCTATAAATGTTTGAGGGCAGTTATTGAGATGAAGAGAGACATgggtgaaaatttaaaaaagttatCAGGACGGGGCACCCGTCTGAGCGGGCGACCCGTAAACGGAATGTAGTCCCTGACACAGCAGTTGTTGGTTCAAATCCAGCCTGTGGCCATTTACATGTGATTCCCCCacctttcctgtctctctccacaCTTTTCTATATAATAAGGgcaaaaaggaccaaaaaaaTAAGTCATTAGGACTGTATGCATGTCCATTTTTATCTGTCAC is part of the Acanthochromis polyacanthus isolate Apoly-LR-REF ecotype Palm Island chromosome 19, KAUST_Apoly_ChrSc, whole genome shotgun sequence genome and encodes:
- the rhot2 gene encoding mitochondrial Rho GTPase 2, with the translated sequence MKQDVRILLLGEPKVGKTSLIMSLVGEEFPEQVPPRAEEITIPADVTPEKVPTHIVDYSEKEQSDEVLRDEIIKANVVCVVYDVTNEDTIDKIKTKWIPLVNGDAEKGNKVPIILVGNKSDLRSGSSMETILPIMNQFSEIETCVECSAKNLKNISELFYYAQKAVLHPTAPLYDPEDKQLKPLCVRALSRIFYISDQDNDRILSDAELNSFQKSCFGNPLAPQALEDVKTVVWKNTSEGVQDNGLTLNGFLFLNTLFIQRGRHETTWTILRKFGYDDNLELTDDYLYPELRVPVGCTTELNHLGHQFLQRLFDKYDEDKDSALSPAELRNLFCVCPYMPWGAEVYMTVPTTDEGYISNHGYLCQWMLSAYLDIHRCLEHLGYLGFPLLTEQESQTAAVTVTREKRVDLEKRQTQRTVFLCKVIGPRGTGKTAFLQAFVGRNIANKGNSTSAFSPYVINTVQVSNQEKYLILNEVDVEMEFLKASDAFCDVACLMYDTSDPHSFDYCASIYKQHYMESNIPCVLVASKVDLSEVKQFHGMTPAEFCYKHRLPPPLPFSSLLLDSTSKNIYTRLGWAAMYPHLNGSDMSNTSFWLRVALGSAVVAVLGFAIYRAFARLK